In Glandiceps talaboti chromosome 4, keGlaTala1.1, whole genome shotgun sequence, a single window of DNA contains:
- the LOC144434192 gene encoding low molecular weight phosphotyrosine protein phosphatase-like, with product MATPSSTETSSGVDNSAAKIHSALFVCFGNYCRSPIAEAVFATLLKDRGLSNDWLVDSAGLSDWHVGKLPDERGRAALKLHNIVTNHIGRQITRRDFAKFEYIFGMDDSNFSMLNDMKPKNSKAIVKLLGSYDPQGSEIIDDCYYGEVADFENVLLKCKRSCKVFLDEVKRQDSS from the exons ATGGCTACTCCCAGCAGTACAGAGACCTCATCGGGGGTGGACAACAGTGCAGCAAAGATACACTCGGCACTGTTTGTATGTTTTG GAAATTATTGTAGATCTCCAATAGCAGAAGCAGTTTTTGCAACTTTATTGAAAGATAGAGGTCTGTCCAATGATTGGCTAGTTGATAGTGCTGGCTTGTCTGACTGGCACGTTGGAAAACTACCAGATGAACGGGGCAGGGCTGCATTGAAACTCCACAATATTGTAACCAATCATATAGGAAGACAG ATAACCAGGCGAGATTTTGcaaagtttgaatatatatttggaaTGGATGATAGCAATTTTTC aatGTTAAATGATATGAAACCCAAGAACTCCAAGGCAATAGTGAAACTACTAGGCTCATATGACCCTCAAGGTTCTGAAATCATTGACGATTGTTACTAT GGTGAAGTAGCCGACTTTGAAAACGTTCTCCTCAAGTGTAAAAGATCGTGCAAGGTTTTCTTAGATGAAGTAAAAAGACAGGATTCATCATAA
- the LOC144433601 gene encoding protein FAM199X-B-like, with product MIAESSVTLTSPWSIEPLFSKEHQAEFFNKYIAPSGNNLDMDITAIEAEIERVKQHKEATQALKASGSSTSCSMSGTSSECSDDAFIDVCDVGDDDHLFSTPDNDYISNSILNILEEGNITDGVSLSTFEWTDSELELQVANNVEVSNSDSQSDTIPSLHNSPIVPRKRRKVTDNTQWSSLTCEEKSSVVEYLGQTISDEMGLREQMEIIRIINPNAVILPTDSEFVIDIQSLNDEKLQRIREYIKKNSSDGEMSNNTTCNNTPSRNSHKSSDESSSNESRCSSSPEQRIKPSKKQTREKRNQIKAQRQKQRKEHRQAMKEKRSGLFRKEEVVSLTICEVDEDEEEVDIL from the exons ATGATCGCTGAATCCAGTGTAACGTTAACGAG TCCATGGAGTATAGAACCGCTGTTTTCGAAGGAACACCAAGCAGAGTTCTTCAACAAGTACATTGCTCCCAGTGGTAACAACCTGGATATGGATATCACAGCCATTGAAGCAGAAATTGAAAG GGTCAAACAACACAAAGAAGCAACGCAGGCGTTGAAGGCATCAGGGTCCAGTACATCATGCAGTATGAGTGGTACCAGCTCAGAATGCAGTGATGATGCATTTATTGATGTTTGTGATGTAGGCGACGATGACCATCTATTTAGTACGCCAGACAATGACTACATCTCAAATTCTATTCTGAATATACTAGAAGAAGGCAACATAACAG ATGGTGTATCATTGAGTACGTTTGAGTGGACAGACAGTGAATTAGAACTTCAAGTTGCAAACAATGTTGAAGTATCAAATAGCGATTCCCAGTCAGACACAATACCAAGTCTTCATAACTCTCCAATTGTACCTAGGAAGAGAAGGAAAGTAACAGATAATACACAGTG GAGCAGTCTAACATGTGAGGAGAAATCATCTGTTGTTGAATATCTAGGTCAAACTATTAGCGATGAGATGGGCTTGAGAGAACAGATGGAAATCATTCGAATTATTAACCCCAATGCAGTTATATTACCAACTGATAGTGAATTTGTCATAG ATATACAATCTCTGAATGATGAAAAACTTCAAAGGATACGAGAATATATCAAGAAGAACTCAAGTGACGGAGAAATGAGTAATAACACGACTTGTAATAATACACCATCTAGAAATTCACACAAATCAAGTGATGAAAGCTCTTCCAATGAAAGTAGATGCAGTTCTTCACCAGAACAAAGAATTAAACCTTCAAAG aaacAGACGAGAGAAAAACGAAACCAAATAAAAGCACAAcgacaaaaacaaagaaaagaacaCAGACAAGCGATGAAAGAGAAAAGAAGTGGTTTATTTCGTAAAGAAGAG GTCGTATCACTAACAATATGTGAAGTTGATGAAGACGAAGAGGAGGTGGATATATTATGA